Below is a window of Malania oleifera isolate guangnan ecotype guangnan chromosome 1, ASM2987363v1, whole genome shotgun sequence DNA.
tgtgttgaagcatatcatacataaacgattgtatcgtttcatacattctaagctacaagtttcatcatttgttaatgtattaggaatttgaattgtactcactagctttgttggaagcaactttgagtgttttatagatttcattgtattcacggtttgggttgtgaatcgggtttgaggagagagttgtatctcttgtaagcagcggagtaggagggagctataTCTCTTATAAACtgcggattgtaagggaaacttcgtcccaatttaaggagtagggattatagtggaatccttgagtgggttgctcaaggcgaggacataggtcgagttagctgaacctcgtaaaattacatttgtcttctctcttcccttaactctttgctttctgcactacattttattattcgtattgcatgtgtatgttgaacaactctacacacacttaattgagtaaaaagaactcattgataaaatagatttaattcagtcataaatcccaacaattgatttgttaaatatacagatagggattaagtggtagataggtttaaagaattttttaattacccaattcacctcctctcttgggattacacctaaatcaacaattatgattattcttatcatttataattttaagtgtagctctagaataacCATATATTTCTttctctaagcagataattttcgaAACTTTCTCTATCTTCTTCTCAATAATAGTATGATTATCTTTTAATTTgtctaattgttttgctatccttttattctcatttttgaaGACTGTTTTCTACTTAgatatcctaactagaagtttatgcattttaaataaagtacattccagttctttgttcaagggcatgctttcatcaaaCACTCCAACAtgtgattcattacaagatttttcacaaaaagcatcacatgaatcatttacagtattatcacAAGGTTtgatagatgattcaacatacaatatattgtaatatttttcacgagaatcatcacatgcatcattaacaaaattatcatgaaattcaacagatgattcagcttTGACATATCATAGCATTTAGCAATAGAATCATCTATAGAGGATAagataggaacatatacctcTCTATCTATTAATGCAATTtccctattatttaccacttattaagtggtggtctcattctcctgggattctccatattttctttcaagttcatcccagacaTCCTTAGCACTTGTATGTGCCATAATCTCAataagaatattagaatctaaagcacaatacagtaaatccatgacatgtgaatttgcatgcatcaaattaatatcattttctactagctTACAAATTCCTTTGGCAATCACTTGTTAGGCCCTCCTGTCCATTGATTTCATAAATatgcttattttaatttttcaggtggtgtaatAAACACcataaaataatggaggactggaagatGACCGTCCTTCtccgaatagggatacaccaatttgagtcttctcgatctttagcaaaaacgtttaagtcaataccatgaggctctgataccaattgttgactttggtgcaatcccaagagggggtgacttggagatttaaaaattcctccactaggttcaactaatccagcaacagtattacataatctagggtctttctaaaataaACTCAATTCCCCCAAGCaaatatgtatgcaaatatttaaagcaattaaaacattcacaaCAGTTCAAGTACTAGCATACATGTGCGGAATTGAAAGTGCGGGAATTAAATAGAGAgccgacacaaaatatgttatcggggttcagccaatactgcctacatcctcgctttggctcactagcacaagaattctactacggctcacttaatgggtggagcggcaccgattactaCACCTTAccatgatggtgcacctaactttcctaaccgggttaaaaccaatccgggacttttGACAGGgcaagtctctctcttcaggcccatgtctagaatacaaccaaatcacaatacacgatgtgtacaaaatatatgcttctcaagcAAGAAGATTTTTACCAGTATTAATCAATGcataccaataatgtaagaactataagctcataTGCATAtgtgtgcaaataacactcagaGTAATGTCTATATTTAATTAcgcacaagagtgtattaacaagctaatctttgaaactatgtataaatGTATAtgtcaatcacagtttagggtatcaaagatttctaccaagagtattctaaatatctctaaaatttattttctcaattttcagacacaaagagatattcaaaagatagcatgtgaaaagatttttgcactctaaaaaatacaagctcaatgagtcttgtaatgaagatgcaaagactcactagctacaagatttttcccacacatagatttattaaataaaatcgggggaaaaatctttgctcaactctcaatatgaaaatcaaacaacaacaatgcagtgagagtttctagcaatgtGTAATCACTCAAATAACTCTTTCAAGGTTtggtttagcaaaggaatgagtgtatgaaAGAGTATaggatttttgtgaaaaataagctttgaaaaatttcatAGGATTTTTCtactaatcaaaatgttaatcgaTCCTTAATCTGatcaaatgaacttgtatttatagacttgaccaatttataaccgttggggataggggtgagcataattcggggaaacccgaattaatcgaattaaccgaccaatttcggtcagttcggtttggtcaagaaatagggtcggttctgttcggttacgattttaccaattttcggttaatcggttatcggttcagttaatatgaattatcaattcggttaatcgaattaaacgaattgataattaatgattctagtgattctactcttatagtttaataccaaaatatcttttttattaataaaattaatagatgagatgcttaattaagctcgaattagtaaaaaagttataattatattctgtttttaataattaatttcaaattatttcggttaaattcggttaaccgaactacccgaaaaggtaattcggtcagGTTCGGTTTGGTGAGCTTCctttgttcggtcggttcggttatcagaaatcattaactaaaaatttaggttaatttggttaattaaccgaatttggccgaaccgaccgtttgctcacccctagttggggatacatagggaattattaaatttgtttaaaaagagtttaagaaaattaaatttgtttaagctcatttaacctcgataaaatttAAGCCAGCCTGAGAGTTTCAGTCAACCGAGCCATAActttggtagcccgaacaaacacaatagaaaaagtaaattttaaacCTTGGGTGCCTGAATAAGGGTTCGGTTTGCTGGCCAAGGCGATTTCCAATATGTCCAAGGTTCCGTCGCCTGGTCTCAAGTTTGGTCTAtcgaacttgaacattcggtcgCTCGGGGGTAATTTGAACATGAATTCCGAGCGCCTAAGTTGTTGGATAAAGTTAGGACTTGAGTTCGGTCAATCGTGGACACTCAGttcatttgagttcggtcgcccgaagtcatgtcaactttttgaccattcaACAGTTCAGTTGATCAAGGTGTTTTGAATACCAAGATTTGATCGCTCGAAACCTTACTACTTTAGTCCTTTaagtcctatttcaattcaattgtttcctctaatagtatatgtgattttggggactaacTTAAGTTTAAGTGCAAGGACCAAGGGTCTTTTCTAAGAACTTTTCAAGTATGCCTAAAAACTTggcgttcggtcgaccgaagtcatcCCTAAAGTTATTTGATTAACCTACGGTCTATCTGTCTATGACATTACTGAGCTTGCAGAttttacatgcatgatatgcactaattattacataccatgacatattaaatattatagacctgaatgaatgaaatataaattacaaacacTAAACAACTCGGTCTTCATTTTTCTTCGAGTTTCCATATATACCATATGATATTGTCAATTCATGCAAGACTCAACTTGTACACAAACTCGGCAaatattaaataccttgtatttgtcattatcaaaaaacgagataggactaaaaaagttaacaaataaaatataatgggaaaaactttaagctactctccaaaaatcaatacacaacaaatgcaAGCGTGGGAGAGAGTTTAACTTGCAAAAATGAATGtgaagaacaaaataaaaaatgaatgtgAAGAACAAAATAATCTCTCTaaaaaattttcagagaaaaattttgctaatctatatgctaatctcatgctaattatgacaaataagggggtatatatagagttggggaaaaatataaccattggggacatacagggtatttttaaaattatttaattatgtttaacaCAAATTAACCCTGGTTTAGTGCGGTAAAAATTtcaccaacccaagaggttcggtcgatcatattcaaggttcgatcgaccatattactgagttcggtcaaccgtggccattttgaactacagatatggtcgaccgtctcaaggcgatttcaaacccttcgtaggttcggttgaccaaggcaagttttgaactaatggttcggtcgaccaagttgttgggggtcagacacgtgtcagtttggtcgaccatggaagACACCTTCATTTCAAAACGGTCGATcgtgaagtcaacattttgacttctggTGAGTTCGAACAACGGAGGCTTTTATATagcttagggttcggtcgaccgagacgtGCATTTAAGTCATGTTTTGGTCTTTGTGCTTCGTCAACCCAGTGTAAATAAGCATAAGACATTTTAGGTTATatgggtgatgattcctatgatcattctaaggcctcttgagcataTATACCCTATCATGTATgacatgcaaatattacagaccattattaAAGACCGACAAATTAACAAACgaaatgcaatacaatgaaatATCTTCTTCTTGACCTCTTGCTCTTCACTACATGGAGTACGCCAGATGTATGTATATTAAGATTCGTCTTGGCCTCCATTTTCCTTGTCCCTTATGTGTGGTCTCAAATATGGtcctattcacatgctaaatacacacataagttcattgtattttgtcagcatcaaaatagagatcggacatACAAGACAACGGGTCTCCTGGAAAGTTCTACGCAACCTATTCCGTTGGATCAAACTTCTTCCCTCCTTTGGAACACTGCAGTGGACAAATTTGCATTCCATCCTCTCTCTTGACAGCTAAAAGCTAGAGATAAGTTTCCAACTTTTGTTTGTATGCATGCCTTTGTTTAACTTGCAAGCTACTATTGTTTGTTGTGGCTTAAATCCTTCGCTTGAGCCTTTtacattcattttcatttgattggaatgaaatcttaattttttttttaaaaaaattcatacaaAATCAAATCTAAACTCCAAAATTTAAGCTCTTAAACATAAAATGAGTGGAATTATGAGCTTAATGTTGGCCGATACATCGAATGCTAAAATGATGTAATTGAATGCATGATTTCATTACGATCACTTATTTGATAATTAATTGTTCACATTATTCAAGTGAAAAATACCACTCTCCATACAAACATATACACACATGCATATGTAAATTTACACACCCATGCATTTATTTCGGCAAATAAATTGAAATATATTCGAAGGCAACGCGTGGACAATGAAGATGGAGCAGCAACTTCAAATTAGCTAGAACCATCACCGAGCTGCAGGGACTTCACTTCCCTGTGTCTCTTTTCAGCAGAAAGCAGCTTCGCAAACCTAAAAGTGTTAAGAAGAATATAAATCACTTTTAATTAGTGCTAATTATAGTTAAATTAAATGACAATCAACATCACTATTCTATTGCAATGCATGTACGTATAGATGGTGCGTAATTATATATTTGGTACGTTACTTTCTCAGTGCTTCTGCATTGGTGCCTCCATTCTCAACTGGTTCATAATGGTCCGTCTCAAAATTCACCCTCGAAACTGGTTTGTTTAGCAGCCTCTCGCCCACCTTTACAAGGTTCTCCAGATTCTCCTCTGTGGCTACATCCACTGAAGCCAGTGTCCCACTTAATGTGTCATCCTGCACGTTCCCcaaaatgcatgcatgcatgcaaaaatataaagaaaagaaagaaattcatttttcagtattaaaaaaaaaaaaaattattctaatctgataaaaaattaataaaaatcaaatcttaaaGATGTATAAAACTAAAATCTTGTTCATTAATTTgctataatttttattttgtttctcatttttctggataaccaaatatgaaaaaggtgaaatccttcttctttttttcctaatatttttcagatTTTAAACGAATAATTACGCAATATTGATTAATTAGAAGGATCAAGAAAATACATTGATTCTTAAGTAATTATCCTCAGAACGAAGAGCTTTAAAAACAACACTGTTGTGGTAGTCCACCATTTCAGCACTTGATTGGGTGAAAACATCTATCAATGGCGTGGAATGATCGTTGTACAGCCAGCCCAAGAATCCCCATTTCGCTGCCACTTTGGCACTATACTTGAGATCCTTCTTTGACGAGCCCGTCCCTATGGAGATTACTAGGAAACGATGATAATCCATTGGCTTCATTGGGAAGAAATCTGGGTTATTCTTGAACGGCTGTTTGGTTACTTCCGTAATGGCAACTAATGTCTGcaaaattttatattcatatataGTGATGAGTCTGATATGATGCATGCAAGCATTACGTACGTACTTCCAAAAATAACTACCAATATGATCAAACTAATTAACTATCTTTCGTAGTTAAAAGCACTTTACCGGATTATTAGCAGCAACTCCGCCATCAATAAGATTGAATTGCTTGAAGTTTCCATGTTGGTCTTGATTTTCGAAGAAATGGGCAGGAAGATAAGTGGGTGCTGCTGATGTGCCTATGCATATATCTGATAGGCGAGCATCTACCAATGGATTGACCGCTGCCTGCATCATgtggaaattttaaaatcattatgTTGTTAGTATAAAACGAAGCTCTATTACTTTTAAAATCCTTTGGGATTTGTACCTGTTAAAATAAGTGTTGTAATACTCTTCCATAATGGTAAGTCTTTCAAATTTTATGGTAAAGTTATTGAAGTTTGTGGAGCCGTCTAATAAGTCAACAGTGACACATGGGGGCGTAATCCATTTTAACAAAGAGTCAAACAAGCCAATAAGTTCACTATCAATGTTTGAGGCCTACATCTCCGGCTTTGATCCGTAGACAATACCACCCTAATTGCCCCAAGGGTACGAGTCCATTACTTTTAAGGGACAATAACATCAAGAAATTAATTAAAATGCATGCCGACTTCAATCACTTTGCACCTTTTCTCAAACCTAGCTCTTGTTGGGTCCATACCCAATCACatttgaatatttaatgtaaGTGACAGATAAGATAAGGAAAAAAAAGTCAGCTACTGCTCCTTCAATATTTTTGGCACCAGCTGTCCATATTGTCAAAAATTAGCCGCCTGCCAATTATAATTTGGTTTGATTGTTTGATCCTCTCCTTCCCTATGTATATGTGTCAGTGTGTGAGAGGAAAGATTGTAACAAAAGAAGTCTATGTAAATAAGAGTGTGCATGTGTGCGCCGCAAGTGGCTAGGCAGAGAGAAGATTGAGAGTTGAGTGAGTGTGTATCTCTTCCTCCTTTGTTTTTAAGAAATTGTAAATCTCTCTCTCCCTTGGACGTAGGAAAAAATTTGCCTAACCATGTAACTCCAATGtcaatatttttcttttgtgCGCTTGTTTATTTCAAGTTTGTGGACTGAAAAACCCAACAACTCCTACcctattttatttgttttcaggaCCAACCCTAATACAAAGACAAGTGCAAACGAGAAGAAAATACTAACAATTTGGTGACATTTGTGAGAACTTAAAGCAAAAGGACATGATTCTATCTCTTTCTCGTTCAAACACTTAGAATGAACCTAAAAGATGAGAATAACTTTCTGATCCacaattattgttgttgttgttgttgttgttgttcttattattattattattattattattattattattattatagtagagATCCATAAGCCCAATATCTAGTCCAACATATCTATAAAAGCCCCCCACAGCATATAATATAATTCTCGCTTGGAATAATTTCAAAGTATGTATGCATGGTGTGTTGGAGATATGGAATGAATCTTAATCTTGCCAAACGCATTCTTGAGGTTCTCTCAAGGAAACATTAGGGGCTTTATGGttctaaaaaatatgaaataGGAAAGCAAAAGGCTTGCGAGACATGTTAACATATTGAAATATCAATGAAGTTCAACAGCTAACACGTAGAGTTGTAGTTTTAAGCTGATTCATAGATAAGACCATTGAGAGATtccctctatttatttatttatctaataTGTTCGAAGAGATCTTAGAATTCAAGCTAATAGAATAGCATCGAAGTGTCTTTAAGGAACTCAACAACTTTCCTTAGTTCTCCGCCCTACTAGCTAAGCTTGGACTTGGTGAATGTATTTACCTATACATATAGCAGTTTTATTCTTTGTTGTTAGTTTACCTTTAATTGGGGAATAGGAGCTTTAGCATATGTTGGCCGCCAATTGAGAGGTCTATAGCAGTGATATTAATTAATGAGTGGAGAAAGTAGCCTATGCCCTCATTGTAAATTGAAACCTAATTTTGAACCCCGCACCATTGTTTATTGAATTATAGTACCTACAAATAAAAGTGTTGTAGGAGCCCAAAACATTGGCAAGATAGTTAATTGTTCTTTGGATTTGAAATGAATTTTGTGTGCAGTTCAAGCCTAGGCCAACAATAAAAAATTAGGTCTTTGCTAACTTCCCAGCAGCGTGCACCATCTTATACAAGCTGGCAGCCTGTGTCAATGTGGTCATACCCTCCACGATAGATGGGTGTACTGCAAAGAATGAATTACGAactatgttttaaaaaaaaaaaaaaaaattatacttgaAGGTGACAAAGAATGAAGTTGAGTATGAAGTATAGAGAATTCCACTTGTCGGTTTATCTCAGATTGAAAAAAttaagtggatgatgggtgcttatatccATGGTTGGGCTCAAGATTCAATAGGTTTAAgttttttgggtcaagttagtatTCACTCATGGGTATCAGGCCCATCCATGGACTCCTTtgatgctaacaagtggtatcagaacatTTGGAAAGGGTAAGGAGTGTACACAGTGGTTTTTTGCGTAAAACCTAAACATTGCTAGTGAAAGTCCAAAATTTCAAAGTGCTTCGATTGCAAATCTTAGCATACCATCACATTGGGGACGAAGATACAAAGATGGGATAACAAACTATGTTGCGAAATTCATCCCGGGAAGTCTACATGTGCCCAGCAAAGTCTGACCGTCGTCTTCATGTGCCGCCTCATTAATTCTTCTCACCTGTTAGCTTGCTAGCTATTTTGGCCATTTCGAACACAGTGATGTGATCGTTTTTGCCAAAAAACAGTCTCCAAGTTGCTATTTTATAATGGATAATAATTTATCTAAGTTTGGCGTGGAGAAATATGAGGGTCAAAACAATTTTAGTTTATGGCAAAGCATAGTTAAGGATATCTTGGTTCAACATGATTTTATCAAACTGCTAATCAGAAAGAAGCTAGCTAATATCAAGGATGGTGCTTGGAcaggaatggaaatgaaaacagTTAGAATTATTCGTTTATGCTTGTCAAatgaaattaaatatttttgtatttgacGAATTATCACCTGTTGAGTTATAGAAGAAACTAAAATAGGAATACAGAACAAGATCACTaacaaaaaactatttttgaagaaaaaactCTATCAACTAAGAATAGAGGAAGAAATCAATATTTTTTATCACATAAATGACTAACAAGATCATGACCCAATTAACGAGTCTTGGTGTAAAAGTTGAAGAAAAAGATAAAGCTCTTCTTCTCCTAGAATCTCTACCACCTTCTTATTATAGTCTTGTCACGGCGTTGCTTGTTGGGAAGGAAACCTTGAAATTAGAAGAAATGATGGCTTTGCTACATGATACAGACATCCTGAGAAAGCCAATTGTTAACTCCCAAGGGCGCGCCTTGGTCACATAAGGTGAGAAATTGACTAGTGgcaggaaggaaaaaaaaaaaaaatcctcacaTCTGTAGAATATCAAGAAGCAGATGGTTCAAATCAAGAGCTTTAGGAAATTCCAACAACTTTCACAGCAAAAGGCAGATTCTAGTGTTGGAATTATGGCAAGACTGGACACTACAAAATCAATGTCGATCCCAAAAGAAGGAGCCATAAAATAATACTAAAGAAAATGTCGCCTCTTCTTCAGGAGAAAGAGATGTATTGATATGCTCTTTGAAAAGAAATGGAAAGTCTTGGGTATTAGAATTTGGAGCCTCATTTCACGCAACAGGCAATAAAGATTTGTTTGATAGGTATATACATGGTAACCTTGGCAATGTTCATCTTGGTGTTGACAAACCTTATGAAATTGCAGGAAAATgagaagtaaaaataaatttgacaagTACCACTTGGAGTTTGACtaatgtcagatatattccagatcTCAAGAAAAATTTAATCTTTATTGGACAACTTGCAAGTGAAGGTTACACTACAACCTTCTATGGCAACAATTGGAAATTTTCCAAAGGCGCAATGACATATCTACGCAGTAAGAAAACATGTACTCTTTATATGACCATAGATAATTGTGTGTCAATTTCAATTGCTGCAAGAAAAGAAGATTCAAACCTATGGCACTAGAGACTTGATCACCTGAGTGAAAAAGGCTTAAAAATCATGAACTCAGAGGGAAATATACCAGGTCTCCAGTAAGCTAATATCGACCAATAGGAGAGCTGCATCCTCAGCAAATAGAAAAGAGTCAGCTTTCAAACAAGCAACAAAActccaaagatataaaaattggAGTTGGTGCACACCGACGTTTGGGGACTGAGCCTAGTCTCATCCAT
It encodes the following:
- the LOC131151626 gene encoding patatin-like protein 1, encoding MGKRTTSPLQIKSPIHGNLVTILSIDGGGIRGIIPGIILAFLESELQELDGEDARLADYFDVIAGTSTGGLIAAMLAAENKDKRPLFAAKDIKPFYLENSPRIFPQKRGIVGEVVNLVKAAVGAKYDGKYLHGLLRHILGDARLHQTLTNLVIPTFDIKHLQPIIFSTYEAAVNPLVDARLSDICIGTSAAPTYLPAHFFENQDQHGNFKQFNLIDGGVAANNPTLVAITEVTKQPFKNNPDFFPMKPMDYHRFLVISIGTGSSKKDLKYSAKVAAKWGFLGWLYNDHSTPLIDVFTQSSAEMVDYHNSVVFKALRSEDNYLRINDDTLSGTLASVDVATEENLENLVKVGERLLNKPVSRVNFETDHYEPVENGGTNAEALRKFAKLLSAEKRHREVKSLQLGDGSS